From Pedobacter aquae:
TGTACAAAAGGAACGTAAACCTGCTGATGCAAAAACTATTTTAGCAAGAAAACAAGTTCCTATCTTATGTTATCATCAAATTAGAGATTGGAAAGCAAGTGATTCTCAATCTGCAAAAGATTACATAACGCCAGTAGCTACTTTTAAAGAGCATATAAAAATGTTGGCTGACAGCGGCTATACTAGTATTTTGCCCGAGCAATTGTACAATTATTTGATTTATGGTGATGCTTTACCTAAAAAACCTGTTATGATTACTTTTGATGATACTGACTTAGACCAGTTTGAAGTTGGAAAGAAAACTTTGGATAAACATGGGTTTAAAGGTGTTTATTTTATTATGACGGTTGCTATTGGCAAACGTGGAAAGGTGAAATATATGGATAAAGCCCAAATTAAACAATTGGCTGATGAAGGTAATACCATTGGTAGCCATACCTATGACCACCAAAATGTTAAAAAATACCAAGGTGAAGATTGGGTTACTCAGATAGAAAAACCAACTAAAACTTTAAAAGAAATAACTGGAAAAGATATTACCTATTTTGCTTATCCTTTTGGTTTATGGAATAAAGAAGCTATTCCCGAATTAAAGAAAAGAGGGATGAAAGCTGCCTTTATTTTATCAACGTCTAGAGATGAGCAAGATCCTTTATACA
This genomic window contains:
- a CDS encoding polysaccharide deacetylase family protein, yielding MNIKLSLIGLLTVTLFSNCNSTTSKSLSTDSATTENTTLSSEAADTETVQKERKPADAKTILARKQVPILCYHQIRDWKASDSQSAKDYITPVATFKEHIKMLADSGYTSILPEQLYNYLIYGDALPKKPVMITFDDTDLDQFEVGKKTLDKHGFKGVYFIMTVAIGKRGKVKYMDKAQIKQLADEGNTIGSHTYDHQNVKKYQGEDWVTQIEKPTKTLKEITGKDITYFAYPFGLWNKEAIPELKKRGMKAAFILSTSRDEQDPLYTIRRIIASGFWSAKTLHNSMVNSFSEKRN